CCGCCGAACGTGATGACGACCATCATCAGGATCATCACGATGACGATGAGGATCAGGCCGAAGGTCGCGTTCTGGCCGAGGTTCGTCTCGAGGTAGGTCGGCATGTACGACAGCAGCATGTAGTCGGTCACGTTGAACACGAGGACCAGACCGATGCAGACGATGAGCGAGCGCCAGTTCTCGGCGAAGAGCTTGAGGAACGGCGTCTTCTGCGACTCGCGCTCGGCCGCCTGCTCCTGCTGCTTTTGGAAGGCCGGGGTCTCCTCGAGCTTGAGGCGCAGGTAGAGCCCGATGAGCCCGAGCGGACCGGCGACGATGAACGGGATTCGCCAGCCCCAGCTGAGCAGGGTCTCCTCGGGCATCGCGTACTGCAGCACGGTGACGATCGACGCGCCGAGGACGTACCCGGCGAGCGTGCCGAACTCGAGCCACGAGCCCATGAAGCCACGGCGCTTGTCCGGCGAGTACTCGGCGATGAAGGTCGCTGCGCCGCCGTACTCACCACCGGTCGAGAAGCCTTGCACGAAGCGGGCGACGAGCAGCAGCACGGGCGCCCAGAAGCCGATCGTGTCGTAGGACGGGATCAGGCCGATCATGAGCGTGCCCGCGGCCATCAGGATCATCGTCAGGGCGAGGACCTTCTGGCGGCCGATCTTGTCCCCGATCGGGCCGAAGACGGCGCCACCGATCGGACGGACGATGAACGCCGCGGCGAAGAAGCCGAACGTGGCGACGAGGTTCGAGGTCGGGTCGCCCGCCGGCAGGAACACCTTCGAGATGGTGACCGTGAGGTAGGCGAAGATGCCGAAGTCGAACCACTCCATCGCGTTGCCGAGTGCGGCGGCTGCGACGGCGCGCTTGAGCAGGGACTCCTCGACGACGGTGACGTCGTCCTCGGTGAGCTTGCGGCGTGCGCGCTTGACGGCGCCCTTGGTGCGCAGGGGGCGGTCCCCGTGCTGCTTCGGTGAGTCGTTGGCTGGCAAGTGTGTTCCTCCGGTGTGCTGTGCGTCCTTCGGGCGTCCGACGAGACGGCGACACTGGCGACCCGCGAGCCGCGCTCGCCGGACAAACCCAGGAAGCCTAGCAGGTCGCTCCAGCCGCCTGACATGTCAGTGCCGGGTGGCAGGCTCGACGGACGGCCCGACCGCTACGCTGGAGGCCACCGCGGCCACCCGGACACCACGTCCCCCGGCCGCGGCGACACTCAGGCACCTCATCACGGACTCGGTGCCGCACATACGAACGGAAGGCGCAGCCATGACCAAGCCCATGCCCGACAAGCCATCGGTGGACGGACTCGAGCAGGTCTGGGGACCGCAGTGGGAGCAGGACGGCACCTACCGCTTCGACCGCGACGCCGCCGGTGACCGGTCCGCCGTCTACTCGATCGACACCCCGCCGCCGACCGCCTCCGGGTCGCTGCACATCGGGCACGTGTTCTCGTACACGCACACCGACCTCAAGGCCCGGTTCGAGCGCATGCGCGGCAAGCACGTCTTCTACCCGATGGGCTGGGACGACAACGGCCTGCCGACCGAGCGCCGGGTGCAGAACTACTACGGCGTCCGCTGCGACCCGTCGCTGCCGTACGACCCCGACTTCACGCCGCCGTTCGAGGGCGGCGACGGCAAGTCGAGCAAGGCAGCCGACCAGCTGCCGATCTCGCGCCGCAACTTCATCGAGCTGTGCGACCAGCTGACCGTGCAGGACGAGCAGCAGTTCGAGGAGCTCTTCCGCACCCTCGGCCTCTCCGTCGACTGGACGCAGTCCTACCGCACGATCGACGCGACGTCGCGGGCGAGTGCGCAGCGTGCCTTCCTCCGCAACCTCGAGCGCGGCGAGGCCTACCAGGCCGACGCCCCCACGCTCTGGGACGTCACCTTCCGCACCGCGGTCGCGCAGGCCGAGCTCGAGGACAAGGAGATGCCGGGCGCCTACCACGGCCTCGCCTTCCACAAGTCGGACGGCAGCGGTGACGTCGTCATCCAGACCACCCGTCCCGAGCTCCTGCCGGCGTGCGTCGCCCTCGTCGCGCACCCGGACGACGAGCGCTTCCAGGACCTCTTCGGCACGACCGTGCGCTCCCCGCTGTTCGACGTCGAGGTCCCGGTGCTCGCCCACCACCTCGCGCAGAAGGACAAGGGCGCGGGCATCGCGATGATCTGCACCTTCGGTGACACCACCGACGTCGTGTGGTGGCGCGAGCTGCAGCTGCCGAACCGCTCCGTGATCGGCTTCGACGGCCGCATCCGCTCCGAGGAGCCCGCGTGGATCGAGTCCGAGCAGGGCCGGGCGCTCTACGCCGAGATGGCCGGCAAGACGGTGTTCTCCGCCAAGAAGGTCGTCGTGGACGCCCTGACCGAGTCCGGCGAGCTCGTCGGCGACGTGAAGACGATCAACCACCCGGTGAAGTTCTTCGAGAAGGGCGACAAGCCGCTCGAGATCGTCTCCACCCGCCAGTGGTACGTGGTGAACGGCGCCCGCGACGAGCAGCTCCGGTCGACGCTGCTCGAGCGTGGTGAGCAGATCGCCTTCCACCCCGACTTCATGAAGGTCCGGTACGACAACTGGGTCGGTGGCCTGTCCGGCGACTGGCTCATCTCGCGCCAGCGCTTCTTCGGTGTGCCGATCCCGGTCTGGTACCCGCTCGACGCCGACGGCAACCCGGTGTTCGACCAGCCGATCGTCCCGACCGAGGCGCAGCTTCCCGTCGACCCGTCGTCCGACCCGGCACCCGGGTACGACGAGTCGCAGCGCGGTGTCGCCGGCGGCTTCCAGGGCGAACTCGACGTGATGGACACCTGGGCCACGTCGTCGCTCACCCCGCAGCTCGCGGGCAAGTGGGAGACCGACCCCGCCCTCTACGACCTCGTGTACCCCTACGACGTCCGCCCGCAGGCCCAGGACATCATCCGCACGTGGCTGTTCACGACCGTGCTCCGCAGCCAGCTCGAGGCCGACGTCGTGCCGTGGCGGAACGCGTCGATCTCCGGCTTCATCGTCGATCCCGACCGCAAGAAGATGTCGAAGTCGAAGGGCAACGTCGTCACGCCGCTGTCCATCCTCGAGGCGCACGGCGCGGACGCGGTCCGGTACTGGGCGGCCTCGTCGAAGCTCGGCACCGACGCGGCGTTCGACCCGCAGAACCCGAAGCAGATCAAGGTCGGCCGTCGCCTGGCGATCAAGGTGCTCAACGCGGCGAAGTTCGTGTACGGCTTCGAGCTGCCGACCGGCGCCCACCAGGTGACCGAGGCGCTCGACGTCGACATGCTCGCGGCCCTCGGCTCGGTCGTCGACCAGGCCACGGCCGCGTTCGACGGGTACGACCACGCCCGCGCGCTCGAGGTCACCGAGCGGTTCTTCTGGACCTTCTGCGACGACTACCTCGAGCTCGTCAAGGAGCGTGCCTACGGCACCGCCCCCGACGCGAGCCACGAGACGCAGGCGAGCGCGGTCCTCGCGCTCCGCGGCGCGATCGACGTGCTCCTCCGCCTGCTGGCGCCGTTCCTCCCGTACGCGACCGAGGAGGTGTGGGCCTGGACCCACGAGACCAGCGTGCACCGGGCCTCCTGGCCGACGCGCGCCGACCTGCCGGTCGACCAGGCCGAGACGGGCCTGCTCGCCGCGGTCGGGCAGGCGCTCATCGGCATCCGTGGTGCCAAGACGGCGGCGAAGGCGTCCCAGAAGACGCCCGTGACCCGGGCCGTCCTGCAGACGCCGGCCGGCGTGCGCCAGCTCGTCGAGCGCGCAGCGGTGGACCTGGCGGCCGTCGGCCGCATCCAGGACCTGTCGTTCGTCGACGGCGACGACTTCGCCGTCGTCGAGATCGAGCTGGCGGAGCAGCCCTCGGCGTAGCCGGACCGCACGCAGGACGCCCCGTTACCGTGGAGACTCGGGCGGGGCGTCCTGCGTTCCGCCCCCGACACGACTGGAGGCGCGCATGCAGCTGGGGACGAGATGGAACGTCGGTGCGGAGCCGCCCGAGCGACTGCCCGAGACGATGGTCGTCGCCGTGCGCGGGGTCGAGGACGACCTGGCCGCCGAGTCGGTCGACGCCTCGACGTGGCGGTGGACGCTCACGTACCTCGAGGGCAAGCCGATGGTGGAGCTGGACGACGGCACGTCGATCCACCTCGATCCGCTGGGGCACGCGCAGGTGACGGACCCGGACGACGCCGGGTCCGAGGACTGAGCCCGCCGTCCGGGCCGGGGTGCTCGGTGCCCTGGCGGAGTACGATCGAGAACGTCCGTTCCCGGCGGGACCGGGTGGACCGTTCCCGGCAGGACCGGGTGGACGACGGGACGAGCCGGAGGTGACGGGCATGGCGACGAGCACAGCGACCGCGGTCGAGCCCGAGACGACGGCACGCATCGTCGAGACCGCCGACGCGCTGTTCTACGCGCGCGGCATCCAGGCGGTCGGCATGGACGAGATCCGCTCGACGGCGGGCGTCTCGTTGAAGAAGCTGTACGCGGCGTTCCCCGGCAAGGAGCAGCTCATCGCAGCGGTCCTGACCGGCCGCCACGAGCTCTGGGAGCAGGGCATACGGACGGCCGTCGACGCGGCGGAGACCCCGCGCGACGAACTGCTCGCCGTGTACGACTTCCTCGAGTCCTGGTTCGGCGACGAGACCTTCCGCGGGTGCGGCTTCATCAACGCGTTCGGGGAGCTCGGGGCGACCTCCCCCGCGATCGCCGAGATCGCACGCGACCACAAGGACTCGTTCCAGCGCTTCATCGCGGACATCGCCGCCCACGCCGTCGCGGACGCCGACCGTGCCGAGGAGCTCGCGGCGCAGCTCGCACTCCTCGCCGAGGGCGCGCAGACCACCGCCGCCATCGCCGGGACCGCCGACGCGGCCGTGCACGCGCGCCGGGCAGCGGCGGTGCTCATCGACGCCGCGACTCGCTGAGCCCCGACGGTCGTCCGGTCCGGCCCGGGACGGCCGCACACATCCGTCGCTAGGTTGGGGCGATGGCCACTCCGTTCGATGGACCGAGCACCCTCCCCTACGCCCTCCCCCCGTTCGACGACGTACGGACCGAGCACTACCGGCCCGCGTTCGACGCGGGCATGGCCGAGCACCGGGCGGAGGTCGAAGCGATCGCCACGGACCCGCACCCGCCGACGTTCGAGAACACCCTGGTAGCGCTCGAGCGCTCCGGGCAGCTGCTGCAGCGCGTCGAGATGGTCTTCTCCACCGTCACCTCGGCGGACTCCACCGACGAGCTGCGCGACCTCGAGGCCGAGCTGTCCCCGCTGCTCGCCGCACACCGCGACGCCATCGTCCTCGACGCCCGTCTCTTCGCGCGCGTGCAGGCCGTCCACGACGACCTGGACGGTGTCGAGGGCCTGTCCGACGAGGACCGGCGCCTCGTCGACCGCACGCACACCGAGATGACCCTGGCGGGCGCCGGACTCGACGCGACGGGCAAGGAACGCCTGACCGCGATCAACCAGGAACTGTCGTCGCTGACCACGACGTTCGAGCGGAACCTGCTCGAGGACACGAACGACGCCGCCGTGCACGTCACCGACGAGGCAGAGCTCGCTGGCCTCGACGACGGCGCGAAGTCCGCCGCCGCCGGTGCAGCCGCCGACCGTGGTCTGGACGGCTGGCTCGTCACCCTGCCGCTCTACACCGGGCACCCGTGGCTCGCCGCGCTCACCGACCGGGCGCTGCGGCAGCGGATCATGGAGGCGTCGCTCTCGCGTGGGCGCCGTGGCAACGCGTTCGACAACCGCGACGTGCTGCTCCGCATCGTCCGGCTGCGCGCCGAACGCGCCGAGCTGCTCGGCTTCCGCGACCACGCGTCGGTCGTCACCGCGGACGAGACCGCCGGCGACCCGGAGGCCGTGGCCGGTCTGCTCTCGTCGCTCGTCACCGCCGCCACAGCGAACGCCCGCGACGAACGGGCCGTCCGCTCGCAGACCGTCGGCTTCGAGGTCGAGTCGTGGGACTGGGCGTACGCGACCGAGGTCCTCCGCGGGGAGCAGTTCGCCGCGGACAGCAGCGGGCTCCGTCCCTACCTGGAGGCCGACCGCGTCCTGGTCGACGGGGTCTTCCACGCTGCGTCGGCACTGTACGGGCTGCGGTTCGCCGAGCGCCCCGACCTGCACGGCTACAACGCCGACGTGCGGGTCTTCGAGGTTACCGACGAGGACGACGAGCCCGTGGGCCTGTACCTGCTCGACCTGTACACGCGGGACGGCAAGCGGGGCGGCGCGTGGATGAACCCGGTCGTCGAGCAGTCGCACCTGCTCGGCACGCTGCCCGTCGTCGTGAACAACCTCAACGTGCCGAAGCCGGCCGCGGGCTCGGACACACTCCTCACGCAGGACGAGGTCGAGACGCTGTTCCACGAGTTCGGGCACGCGCTGCACGGGCTCGTCGCGCGGACGACGTACCCGCGGTTCTCCGGGACGAACGTCGAGCGGGACTTCGTCGAGTTCCCGTCGCAGGTCAACGAGATGTGGGTGACCTGGCCCTCGGTCCTGGCGAACTACGCGAAGCACCACGAGACCGGCGAACCGATGCCTCCCGAGCTCGTGCTCGGGCTGAGCGACTCCGCCGGGTTCAACGAGGGGTTCGGCACGACCGA
The sequence above is drawn from the Curtobacterium sp. L6-1 genome and encodes:
- the proP gene encoding glycine betaine/L-proline transporter ProP — translated: MPANDSPKQHGDRPLRTKGAVKRARRKLTEDDVTVVEESLLKRAVAAAALGNAMEWFDFGIFAYLTVTISKVFLPAGDPTSNLVATFGFFAAAFIVRPIGGAVFGPIGDKIGRQKVLALTMILMAAGTLMIGLIPSYDTIGFWAPVLLLVARFVQGFSTGGEYGGAATFIAEYSPDKRRGFMGSWLEFGTLAGYVLGASIVTVLQYAMPEETLLSWGWRIPFIVAGPLGLIGLYLRLKLEETPAFQKQQEQAAERESQKTPFLKLFAENWRSLIVCIGLVLVFNVTDYMLLSYMPTYLETNLGQNATFGLILIVIVMILMMVVITFGGRLSDKFGRRPVLAAGCIGFIVLSWPALKLVQTGSGPGVFFGLLILGLVLVTFTSTMPSTLPALFPTIIRYGALAIAFNVSVSLFGGTTPLATQALIAGAKDAGYGWAEDIPAFYLMLAAVIGLVAVYFTKETASSPLMGSGPTVAHEDEIADVIKDYNDPSSELAQSDWAKDFSTSQMPVVSADGPVGDGSPDKASAGS
- the valS gene encoding valine--tRNA ligase, which gives rise to MTKPMPDKPSVDGLEQVWGPQWEQDGTYRFDRDAAGDRSAVYSIDTPPPTASGSLHIGHVFSYTHTDLKARFERMRGKHVFYPMGWDDNGLPTERRVQNYYGVRCDPSLPYDPDFTPPFEGGDGKSSKAADQLPISRRNFIELCDQLTVQDEQQFEELFRTLGLSVDWTQSYRTIDATSRASAQRAFLRNLERGEAYQADAPTLWDVTFRTAVAQAELEDKEMPGAYHGLAFHKSDGSGDVVIQTTRPELLPACVALVAHPDDERFQDLFGTTVRSPLFDVEVPVLAHHLAQKDKGAGIAMICTFGDTTDVVWWRELQLPNRSVIGFDGRIRSEEPAWIESEQGRALYAEMAGKTVFSAKKVVVDALTESGELVGDVKTINHPVKFFEKGDKPLEIVSTRQWYVVNGARDEQLRSTLLERGEQIAFHPDFMKVRYDNWVGGLSGDWLISRQRFFGVPIPVWYPLDADGNPVFDQPIVPTEAQLPVDPSSDPAPGYDESQRGVAGGFQGELDVMDTWATSSLTPQLAGKWETDPALYDLVYPYDVRPQAQDIIRTWLFTTVLRSQLEADVVPWRNASISGFIVDPDRKKMSKSKGNVVTPLSILEAHGADAVRYWAASSKLGTDAAFDPQNPKQIKVGRRLAIKVLNAAKFVYGFELPTGAHQVTEALDVDMLAALGSVVDQATAAFDGYDHARALEVTERFFWTFCDDYLELVKERAYGTAPDASHETQASAVLALRGAIDVLLRLLAPFLPYATEEVWAWTHETSVHRASWPTRADLPVDQAETGLLAAVGQALIGIRGAKTAAKASQKTPVTRAVLQTPAGVRQLVERAAVDLAAVGRIQDLSFVDGDDFAVVEIELAEQPSA
- a CDS encoding TetR/AcrR family transcriptional regulator, translated to MATSTATAVEPETTARIVETADALFYARGIQAVGMDEIRSTAGVSLKKLYAAFPGKEQLIAAVLTGRHELWEQGIRTAVDAAETPRDELLAVYDFLESWFGDETFRGCGFINAFGELGATSPAIAEIARDHKDSFQRFIADIAAHAVADADRAEELAAQLALLAEGAQTTAAIAGTADAAVHARRAAAVLIDAATR
- a CDS encoding M3 family metallopeptidase, with the protein product MATPFDGPSTLPYALPPFDDVRTEHYRPAFDAGMAEHRAEVEAIATDPHPPTFENTLVALERSGQLLQRVEMVFSTVTSADSTDELRDLEAELSPLLAAHRDAIVLDARLFARVQAVHDDLDGVEGLSDEDRRLVDRTHTEMTLAGAGLDATGKERLTAINQELSSLTTTFERNLLEDTNDAAVHVTDEAELAGLDDGAKSAAAGAAADRGLDGWLVTLPLYTGHPWLAALTDRALRQRIMEASLSRGRRGNAFDNRDVLLRIVRLRAERAELLGFRDHASVVTADETAGDPEAVAGLLSSLVTAATANARDERAVRSQTVGFEVESWDWAYATEVLRGEQFAADSSGLRPYLEADRVLVDGVFHAASALYGLRFAERPDLHGYNADVRVFEVTDEDDEPVGLYLLDLYTRDGKRGGAWMNPVVEQSHLLGTLPVVVNNLNVPKPAAGSDTLLTQDEVETLFHEFGHALHGLVARTTYPRFSGTNVERDFVEFPSQVNEMWVTWPSVLANYAKHHETGEPMPPELVLGLSDSAGFNEGFGTTEYLAAALLDQAWHRLTAAEAAAVTDVEDFERRALADAGIDAPAVPPRYSSTYFAHTFSGGYDAGYYGYIWSEVLDADTVEWFREHGGLSREAGERFARMLLGVGGAKDPLEAYREFRGRDAEVGPLLRRRGLE